A part of Streptomyces sp. NBC_01451 genomic DNA contains:
- a CDS encoding phosphotransferase family protein, which translates to MPTDRIDFADLPDDVQGSVLARTGPLLSVETVSSGFNSAISARLTTEKGEVYVKGLPADHPRVWTQQREAAVGPYMSGISPRVHWHLRAGGWDLVAFDALDGRHADYAPGSEDLPLVAETLERLSGLRAPDGVELKEAGHRLREHAPDAVLVHFSGDTLCHTDPNPANIMVGQGRAWLVDWAWATRGVAWLDAGYWVVWLIAEGGHTPGSAEQWASRVPAFREAPEAGLNAFARANESVWTEIAEESPNPWTQAVHSAAKEWAAHRVRTA; encoded by the coding sequence ATGCCGACCGACCGCATCGACTTTGCCGACCTGCCCGACGATGTCCAGGGCTCCGTACTCGCCCGCACCGGTCCGCTCCTGAGCGTCGAAACCGTGTCGTCCGGCTTCAACTCAGCCATCTCCGCGCGACTGACGACCGAGAAGGGCGAGGTGTACGTCAAGGGGTTGCCCGCAGATCACCCCCGCGTATGGACGCAACAGCGAGAGGCAGCCGTCGGCCCGTACATGAGTGGGATCTCTCCGCGCGTGCATTGGCACCTCAGGGCCGGCGGATGGGACCTCGTCGCCTTCGACGCACTCGACGGCCGCCACGCCGACTACGCCCCCGGCTCGGAGGATCTCCCGCTCGTCGCCGAGACTCTGGAACGGCTGTCGGGGCTGCGCGCACCGGACGGTGTGGAGCTGAAGGAAGCCGGACACCGGCTGCGTGAGCACGCGCCTGACGCAGTTCTCGTGCACTTCAGCGGAGACACCCTCTGCCACACCGACCCAAACCCCGCCAACATCATGGTCGGTCAGGGACGGGCGTGGCTTGTCGACTGGGCATGGGCCACCCGAGGAGTCGCGTGGCTGGATGCCGGGTACTGGGTCGTCTGGCTGATCGCCGAGGGTGGCCACACACCCGGGAGCGCCGAGCAATGGGCTTCACGTGTCCCTGCCTTCCGCGAGGCCCCCGAGGCAGGGCTGAACGCGTTCGCTCGGGCCAACGAAAGCGTCTGGACCGAGATCGCCGAGGAGTCCCCCAACCCCTGGACCCAGGCCGTCCACTCGGCTGCCAAGGAATGGGCCGCTCATCGTGTACGGACGGCCTGA
- the tgmA gene encoding putative ATP-grasp-modified RiPP, which translates to MPTTVIPFGARAERTPYAVTLEAGSFAYDPVRQVNVLADGSGSLWSRCTSLAGSCTNTNWDSKNDDTSDPYAMR; encoded by the coding sequence ATGCCCACGACAGTCATCCCCTTCGGCGCTCGCGCCGAGCGCACCCCGTACGCCGTGACTCTGGAGGCAGGGTCATTCGCCTACGACCCGGTACGTCAGGTCAACGTCCTGGCCGACGGCTCCGGTTCGCTGTGGAGCCGGTGCACCTCCCTGGCGGGGAGCTGCACGAACACGAACTGGGACAGTAAGAACGACGACACGTCCGACCCGTACGCGATGCGGTGA
- a CDS encoding methyltransferase domain-containing protein — protein MTTHTEERAAELRAALADTLEADGQLTDPTWRKAFETVPRHAFVPEFWTLADGAQRLVSAAHPDWLDLVYTDDALATQMTEGVATSSSTAPGLMLAMLQALDVADGNRVLEVATGTGYNAALLAQRLGSDQVVTVEVDPVLARLAESRMQHLGYSSLVVTGDGRDGYPGRAPYDRLIATCGFSTIPTAWLEQVKPGGLIVCPLGWGTVSLVVGYDGRAEGRFLPGGSYFMAARDTGTTGIPAHPGRPSPTSGRLTGLDLTTVAEDDAFRFVLSLVAPETAFASEHDDTGHVTAVELWAADGAWARTEGGTVRQAGPRLLWEAVEAAHALYRENGRPGRERFGVTVTAEEQRIWLDAPSCPVPRAQS, from the coding sequence ATGACGACGCACACCGAAGAGCGCGCCGCCGAACTGCGTGCGGCACTGGCCGACACTCTGGAGGCCGACGGCCAACTGACCGACCCCACCTGGCGGAAGGCATTCGAGACTGTACCGCGCCATGCGTTCGTACCAGAGTTCTGGACCCTGGCTGACGGCGCGCAGCGGCTCGTGTCGGCAGCCCATCCCGACTGGCTCGACCTGGTGTACACGGATGACGCGCTGGCGACCCAGATGACGGAGGGCGTGGCCACGTCGTCGTCCACCGCACCGGGCCTGATGCTTGCCATGCTCCAGGCGCTGGATGTGGCCGACGGCAATCGGGTGCTTGAGGTGGCCACCGGGACCGGCTACAACGCGGCACTTCTGGCGCAGCGGTTGGGCAGCGACCAGGTGGTAACGGTGGAGGTCGACCCTGTGCTGGCACGGCTGGCGGAATCGCGGATGCAGCACCTCGGATACTCGTCGCTTGTCGTCACTGGGGACGGCCGCGACGGCTATCCGGGCCGTGCACCGTACGACCGGCTGATCGCAACCTGCGGTTTCTCCACGATCCCGACGGCCTGGCTGGAGCAGGTAAAGCCCGGCGGACTGATCGTGTGCCCTTTGGGCTGGGGCACTGTGAGCCTTGTCGTCGGCTATGACGGCCGTGCCGAGGGGCGATTCCTGCCGGGAGGCTCGTACTTCATGGCCGCTCGTGACACCGGCACCACCGGTATCCCAGCGCACCCCGGCAGGCCCAGTCCGACGAGCGGTCGGTTGACCGGCCTGGATCTCACCACCGTCGCGGAGGACGACGCGTTCCGCTTCGTACTCTCCTTGGTCGCGCCCGAGACGGCCTTCGCATCAGAGCACGACGACACCGGCCATGTGACGGCCGTGGAACTGTGGGCTGCTGACGGCGCATGGGCGCGCACCGAGGGCGGGACCGTACGACAGGCAGGGCCGCGCCTTCTGTGGGAGGCGGTGGAGGCCGCGCACGCGCTGTATCGCGAGAACGGCCGTCCGGGCCGTGAGCGCTTCGGCGTGACCGTGACCGCCGAGGAGCAACGCATCTGGCTGGACGCGCCCAGCTGTCCTGTGCCACGCGCCCAGTCGTGA
- a CDS encoding ATP-binding protein, whose protein sequence is MRRFIGRDRELHVLGTALQAVGDAAASVKPGQCILMRGRRRVGKSSLVEEFLRRTEMPYLFFTAAGGTAEDELTELLDAAARSTLPGRELFAEEAPTQWNAAFRLLAEILPDDRPSVVVIDEVPYLMDRIDAFEGMLQRAWDRLFSRKPVLLLLVGSDLSMMEALNSYDRPFHQRGKEMVVGPLNPADIGEMLDLEPAAAFDATLITGGLPLICAEWRPGSDVWEFLRDSLDNPISALLVSAERSLGAEFPPQAMGREVLRAIGSGERTFTNIARAAGGISHSTLTRAADVLIDKRVVAAELPLSLRPSKERRYRVADPYLRFWLAFLDPHMAEIERMRGDLTLSRIKEQWTSWRGRAIEPLVRESLARLLPDGELPAAPAIGGYWTRANDIEIDLVGADRQPVAKQLLFLGSVKWLENSAFDSHDLAALQKHRAAITDEPVPLVAVSHNGVSCSGHQAAYGPEELLGAWRAT, encoded by the coding sequence ATGCGTCGCTTTATCGGTCGTGACCGCGAGCTGCACGTGCTCGGCACCGCCCTGCAGGCCGTCGGCGACGCCGCCGCCTCCGTGAAACCGGGCCAGTGCATCCTCATGCGCGGGAGGCGACGGGTCGGCAAGTCCAGCCTCGTCGAGGAGTTCCTGCGGCGTACCGAGATGCCGTACCTCTTCTTCACGGCGGCCGGTGGCACCGCCGAGGACGAGCTGACGGAGCTGCTCGACGCCGCCGCCCGGTCCACCCTGCCGGGGCGGGAACTGTTCGCGGAGGAGGCCCCGACCCAGTGGAACGCGGCCTTCAGGCTCCTCGCGGAGATCCTGCCCGACGACCGCCCGAGTGTGGTCGTCATCGACGAGGTCCCGTATCTCATGGACCGCATCGACGCTTTCGAGGGCATGCTGCAGCGGGCGTGGGACCGCCTGTTCAGCCGCAAGCCGGTGCTTCTCCTCCTCGTCGGATCCGACCTGTCGATGATGGAGGCGCTGAACAGCTACGACCGCCCCTTCCACCAGCGAGGGAAGGAGATGGTCGTGGGGCCGCTGAACCCGGCCGACATCGGCGAGATGCTCGACCTGGAACCGGCAGCCGCCTTCGACGCCACCCTGATCACCGGCGGTCTCCCGCTGATCTGCGCGGAGTGGCGGCCCGGGTCGGACGTGTGGGAGTTCCTCCGCGACTCGCTCGACAACCCGATCTCGGCACTGCTGGTCTCCGCCGAGCGCTCACTGGGCGCGGAGTTTCCTCCGCAGGCGATGGGCAGGGAGGTCCTGCGGGCCATCGGCAGCGGCGAGCGGACCTTCACCAACATCGCGCGTGCCGCCGGCGGCATCTCCCACAGCACTCTCACCCGCGCCGCTGACGTCCTGATCGACAAGCGGGTGGTCGCGGCCGAACTGCCGCTGTCGCTAAGGCCGTCGAAGGAACGCCGTTACCGAGTCGCCGACCCCTACCTGCGGTTCTGGCTCGCGTTCCTGGATCCGCACATGGCGGAGATCGAGCGGATGCGGGGAGATCTCACGCTGAGCCGGATCAAGGAACAGTGGACGAGCTGGCGTGGCCGCGCGATCGAACCCCTGGTCCGGGAGTCCCTCGCCCGACTCCTCCCGGACGGGGAGCTGCCCGCCGCCCCAGCGATCGGCGGCTACTGGACCCGCGCCAACGACATCGAGATCGACCTCGTGGGCGCCGACCGACAGCCGGTGGCGAAGCAGTTGCTCTTCCTGGGGTCCGTGAAATGGCTGGAGAACTCCGCGTTCGACAGCCACGACCTCGCCGCGCTGCAGAAACACCGGGCGGCGATCACCGACGAGCCCGTACCGCTGGTGGCGGTCTCCCATAACGGGGTCAGCTGTTCCGGACACCAGGCCGCGTACGGTCCCGAAGAACTGCTCGGCGCCTGGCGCGCGACCTGA
- a CDS encoding ATP-binding protein, producing MTTTAASASVGPQRYQERYAARPEAARQARRDIAQVLESWGLFHLIEVAEQIVTELFANALEHTDAATIGTSITQTGEETVRIVVTDTSRASPTPAGPSCDAENGRGLLLVDALAHDWGSEPVHGGKRVWAELRGGGPLFPALDGEIPLTTNQTTEEPCPRQSSPSALAPSAPRTP from the coding sequence ATGACCACGACGGCTGCATCAGCATCAGTAGGACCACAGCGTTACCAGGAGCGGTATGCGGCGAGGCCGGAAGCCGCCAGGCAGGCCCGCCGGGACATAGCCCAAGTTCTGGAGAGCTGGGGCCTCTTTCACCTGATCGAGGTAGCCGAACAGATCGTCACGGAACTGTTCGCCAACGCGCTGGAGCACACAGACGCGGCAACGATCGGCACCTCCATCACCCAGACCGGCGAGGAAACGGTACGGATCGTCGTCACGGACACCTCCCGCGCCTCACCTACCCCGGCCGGGCCGTCCTGTGACGCCGAAAACGGGCGCGGCCTTCTCCTTGTGGACGCGCTCGCCCACGACTGGGGAAGCGAGCCGGTCCACGGCGGGAAACGGGTGTGGGCCGAACTGCGCGGGGGTGGTCCGTTGTTCCCCGCGCTGGACGGTGAAATCCCGCTCACCACCAATCAAACTACGGAGGAACCATGCCCACGACAGTCATCCCCTTCGGCGCTCGCGCCGAGCGCACCCCGTACGCCGTGA
- a CDS encoding cellulase family glycosylhydrolase yields MRIAPRTTKSTTRKSPPTVLLTALVTLLGLLALALAPTAAQAQAESPRALATGLHISNGRLLEGNGNDFVMRGVNHAHTWYPTQTQSLRDVKALGANTVRVVLADGHRWTKNTADDVAAVVAQCKANRLICVLEVHDTTGYGEEAAAGTLDQAADYWIGLKSVLAGQEDYVIINIGNEPWGNTDPAGWTAPTIAAVQKLRAAGFQHTIMVDAPNWGQDWQGVMRANAQSVYNADTTGNLIFSIHMYSVFDTAAEITDYLNAFVTAKLPILIGEFGGPADQWGDPDEDTMMATAQQLKLGYLAWSWSGNTDPILDLSIGFDPKQLSTWGQRVFNGANGIAQTSKEATVYGGGTGTDTQAPTAPGAPTASATTATSTTLTWAAATDNVAVTGYDVVRVNGTTETAAASSTTSTVTVTGLTAATAYTFAVYARDAAGNRSPRSATVNVTTSPGGGTPGVSCSVAYRVVGEWQGGFQGDITLRNTGTAALTNWTLAFSFANGQTISNMWGGTPTQSGANVSVVPASYTATIPAAGSVSVGFIGVKGATNAAPTAFTLNGTACTAT; encoded by the coding sequence GTGAGAATCGCACCGAGAACAACGAAAAGCACGACACGAAAGAGCCCCCCAACCGTCCTGCTGACCGCCCTGGTCACCCTTCTCGGGCTCCTGGCCCTCGCCCTGGCCCCGACCGCCGCCCAGGCGCAGGCCGAGTCGCCCCGCGCCCTGGCCACCGGCCTCCACATCTCCAACGGGCGTCTTCTCGAGGGCAACGGCAACGACTTCGTGATGCGGGGCGTCAACCACGCCCACACCTGGTACCCGACCCAGACCCAATCCCTCAGGGACGTCAAGGCGTTGGGCGCCAACACCGTCCGCGTCGTCCTCGCCGACGGGCACCGCTGGACCAAGAACACCGCCGACGACGTGGCCGCCGTCGTCGCGCAGTGCAAGGCCAACCGCCTGATCTGCGTACTGGAGGTGCACGACACCACCGGCTACGGCGAGGAGGCCGCCGCCGGGACACTCGACCAGGCCGCCGACTACTGGATCGGCCTCAAGAGCGTGCTCGCCGGCCAAGAGGACTACGTCATCATCAACATCGGCAACGAGCCCTGGGGCAACACCGATCCGGCAGGCTGGACCGCCCCCACCATCGCCGCCGTGCAGAAGCTGCGTGCCGCCGGCTTCCAGCACACGATCATGGTGGACGCGCCCAACTGGGGCCAGGACTGGCAGGGCGTCATGCGCGCCAACGCCCAGTCCGTGTACAACGCCGACACCACCGGCAACCTGATCTTCTCCATCCACATGTACAGCGTCTTCGACACGGCGGCGGAGATCACGGACTACCTGAACGCCTTCGTCACGGCCAAACTCCCCATCCTGATCGGTGAGTTCGGCGGTCCGGCCGACCAGTGGGGCGATCCGGACGAGGACACCATGATGGCTACCGCCCAGCAGCTGAAGCTGGGTTACCTGGCCTGGTCGTGGAGCGGGAACACGGACCCGATCCTCGACCTGTCGATCGGCTTCGACCCGAAGCAGCTCAGCACCTGGGGCCAGCGCGTCTTCAACGGTGCCAACGGCATCGCCCAGACCTCCAAGGAGGCCACGGTCTACGGCGGCGGCACGGGCACCGACACCCAGGCCCCGACCGCCCCCGGCGCGCCGACCGCGTCCGCGACCACCGCCACGTCCACCACCCTGACCTGGGCCGCGGCGACCGACAACGTTGCCGTCACCGGCTACGACGTCGTCCGCGTCAACGGCACCACGGAGACGGCAGCCGCCTCCTCCACCACCAGTACGGTCACGGTGACCGGCCTCACCGCGGCCACCGCGTACACCTTCGCCGTGTACGCGCGGGACGCCGCCGGCAACCGTTCGCCGCGCTCGGCCACGGTGAACGTCACCACGTCCCCGGGCGGTGGCACCCCGGGAGTCAGCTGCTCCGTCGCCTACCGGGTCGTCGGTGAATGGCAGGGCGGCTTCCAGGGTGACATCACCCTGCGCAACACGGGCACCGCCGCCCTCACCAACTGGACGCTGGCCTTCAGCTTCGCCAACGGCCAGACCATCAGCAACATGTGGGGCGGAACGCCCACCCAGAGCGGCGCCAACGTGAGCGTCGTACCCGCCTCCTACACGGCCACGATCCCCGCCGCGGGCTCGGTCTCGGTCGGCTTCATCGGGGTGAAGGGGGCGACGAACGCGGCGCCGACCGCCTTCACCCTCAACGGCACTGCCTGCACGGCCACTTGA
- a CDS encoding saccharopine dehydrogenase family protein, with product MGSVSGSASASASASASASGQAVVVFGAYGHTGRFVVAELLDRGFVPILSGRDPEQLRELAASHPGLDARPASVDDPGSLDRALAGTAAVINCAGPFAATAAPVIEAALRAGIPYVDVAAEIEANLDTFTHFAERARAANALVIPAMAFFGGLSDLLVTAAMGDWTSADEAHIAYGLSSWHPTAGTRTAGAVSRDRRNGRRVRYSGGRLEYHDDALPTLKWPFPDPMGPREVFGEFSMADVVTVPSHLTIPEVRGYMAADAARELSAPDTPAPVAVDEDGRSAQTFVVDVVVRSGGTERRAVARGRDIYAVSAPLAVEAVARVLTGRTRAVGVASAGAAFDAGDFLGALSGSGHISVELFR from the coding sequence ATGGGTTCGGTATCTGGATCGGCATCGGCATCGGCATCGGCATCGGCATCGGCATCGGGGCAGGCTGTCGTGGTGTTCGGCGCGTACGGGCACACCGGGCGCTTCGTGGTGGCGGAGTTGCTGGACCGGGGGTTCGTGCCGATCCTCTCCGGGCGGGACCCGGAGCAGCTGCGGGAGCTGGCCGCGTCGCACCCCGGGCTCGATGCCCGGCCCGCCTCGGTGGACGACCCGGGGTCGCTGGACCGGGCGCTGGCCGGTACGGCGGCCGTGATCAACTGCGCCGGGCCGTTCGCGGCGACCGCGGCACCGGTGATCGAGGCGGCGCTGCGGGCCGGGATCCCGTATGTGGACGTGGCGGCGGAGATCGAGGCCAACCTCGACACGTTCACGCACTTCGCGGAGCGTGCGCGTGCCGCGAACGCCCTGGTGATCCCCGCGATGGCCTTCTTCGGCGGCCTCAGTGACCTGCTGGTCACGGCGGCGATGGGCGACTGGACGTCGGCCGACGAGGCGCACATCGCGTACGGCCTGAGCAGCTGGCACCCCACCGCCGGCACGCGCACCGCGGGCGCGGTCTCCCGGGACCGCAGGAACGGCCGCCGGGTCCGCTACAGCGGAGGCCGGCTGGAGTACCACGACGACGCGCTGCCGACCCTGAAGTGGCCCTTCCCGGACCCGATGGGGCCGCGGGAGGTGTTCGGCGAGTTCTCGATGGCCGACGTCGTCACCGTCCCCAGCCACCTGACCATTCCCGAGGTACGCGGCTACATGGCGGCGGACGCGGCCAGGGAACTGTCGGCCCCGGACACCCCGGCACCGGTCGCGGTCGACGAGGACGGGCGGTCCGCGCAGACCTTCGTCGTGGACGTCGTCGTACGGTCCGGCGGCACGGAACGGCGCGCGGTGGCGCGCGGTCGGGACATCTACGCGGTCAGCGCACCGCTGGCGGTGGAGGCGGTGGCACGGGTCCTGACGGGACGTACGCGGGCGGTCGGTGTCGCGTCGGCCGGGGCGGCCTTCGACGCGGGCGATTTCCTGGGCGCGCTGTCCGGGTCGGGGCACATCTCGGTGGAGCTGTTCCGGTAG
- a CDS encoding helix-turn-helix domain-containing protein codes for METGTRKVAIALTGGMLHFELGIAYEVFGSDLTHLVDPWYDVALCGPGPIRAGRFLLEPDSGLDRLPYADTVIVPGWADVDQEPPAELVEAVRAAHEAGARVASLCTGAFVLAAAGLLDGRRATTHWAHTDVLAARHPEVEVDPDVLYVDNGSDRGRVLTSAGKAASMDLCLHLVRLDHGSAIANTVARRLVVPPHRAGGQAQFVTAPVPAQDDHPLADLFPWAIERLDRPLTVEDLARRANMSSRHLGRHFRTVTGTTPLQWLLTQRIRRAQELLEATGDSVDAIAEAVGMGTATTLRRHFNRTIGVPPDAYRRTFRSTRSSSRSGSRSSL; via the coding sequence ATGGAAACGGGTACGAGGAAGGTCGCCATCGCCCTCACCGGCGGCATGCTGCACTTCGAGCTCGGCATCGCCTACGAGGTCTTCGGCTCCGATCTCACCCACCTGGTCGACCCCTGGTACGACGTCGCCCTCTGCGGCCCGGGCCCGATCCGCGCCGGCAGATTCCTGCTGGAACCCGACTCCGGACTCGACCGCCTCCCGTACGCCGACACGGTGATCGTCCCCGGCTGGGCCGACGTCGACCAGGAGCCGCCCGCCGAACTGGTCGAGGCGGTGCGCGCGGCCCACGAGGCGGGAGCGCGTGTCGCCTCCCTGTGCACGGGCGCGTTCGTGCTGGCCGCCGCCGGGCTGCTGGACGGGCGGCGCGCGACCACGCACTGGGCCCACACCGATGTCCTGGCCGCCCGTCACCCCGAGGTGGAGGTCGATCCGGACGTCCTCTACGTCGACAACGGCAGCGACAGAGGCCGTGTCCTCACCTCCGCCGGCAAGGCGGCCTCGATGGACCTGTGCCTGCACCTCGTACGGCTCGACCACGGCTCGGCGATCGCCAACACCGTCGCCCGCCGCCTCGTCGTACCCCCGCACCGGGCCGGCGGGCAGGCGCAGTTCGTCACCGCGCCGGTGCCCGCCCAGGACGACCATCCGCTCGCCGACCTGTTCCCCTGGGCGATCGAACGGCTCGACCGCCCGCTGACCGTGGAGGACCTGGCCCGCCGGGCGAACATGAGCTCGCGCCACCTGGGCCGCCACTTCCGTACGGTCACCGGCACCACCCCGCTGCAGTGGCTGCTCACCCAGCGGATCCGGCGCGCCCAGGAGCTGCTGGAAGCCACCGGCGACAGTGTCGACGCCATCGCGGAGGCCGTCGGCATGGGCACCGCCACGACCCTGCGCCGCCACTTCAACCGCACGATCGGCGTGCCCCCGGACGCGTACCGCCGTACCTTCCGCAGCACGCGGTCCAGTTCGCGGTCGGGTTCGCGATCCAGTCTGTGA
- the tgmB gene encoding ATP-grasp ribosomal peptide maturase: MTQRLSGGPVLVVTKELDPAADLVVDELTIRNVPVMRFDMGDFPQTMSLSAEHAVAPWAGVLSDEYRSVRLEEVRAVYYRRPRLPSVSEELQEPHRTWANEQALAGLLGTLYALPVTWVNRPDVDGLASHKPGQLPVAAAHGLRTPRSLITTDPQRARRFCRELGGPVICKPLMGGPLEYADGRRTGVPTTLIDPDTIDESVSLTAHLFQEWIPKSHEVRLTVVGTDMFAAEIHAGSDTSRVDWRSDYDALTYDVCDVPHDVRAGVLGWLKHFSLSFGAFDFAVTPFGDWVMFECNPSGEWSWIQNKTGLPIAPHIADLLAKGRP, encoded by the coding sequence GTGACGCAGCGTCTGTCCGGCGGCCCGGTGCTGGTCGTCACCAAGGAACTGGACCCCGCGGCGGACCTGGTGGTCGACGAACTGACGATCCGGAATGTGCCGGTGATGAGGTTCGACATGGGCGACTTCCCGCAGACCATGTCCCTGTCCGCCGAGCACGCCGTAGCACCTTGGGCGGGCGTCCTGAGCGACGAGTACCGATCCGTGCGGCTGGAGGAGGTGAGAGCCGTCTACTACCGGCGGCCCCGCCTTCCCTCCGTATCCGAGGAACTGCAAGAACCCCACCGCACATGGGCGAACGAGCAGGCACTGGCAGGCCTGCTCGGCACGCTGTACGCACTGCCGGTGACCTGGGTCAACCGGCCGGACGTGGACGGCCTTGCCTCCCACAAGCCGGGACAACTCCCGGTGGCGGCTGCGCACGGGCTGCGTACGCCCCGCTCGCTGATCACCACCGACCCTCAGAGGGCCCGGAGGTTCTGCCGGGAGTTGGGCGGCCCGGTGATCTGCAAGCCGCTCATGGGCGGCCCGTTGGAGTACGCGGACGGCCGCCGCACCGGAGTGCCGACGACATTGATCGACCCTGACACCATCGACGAATCCGTCTCCCTGACGGCGCACCTGTTCCAGGAGTGGATCCCCAAGTCCCATGAGGTGCGGCTGACCGTCGTGGGCACGGACATGTTCGCGGCCGAGATCCACGCGGGTAGCGACACCTCCCGAGTGGACTGGCGCAGCGACTACGACGCCCTCACCTATGACGTGTGCGATGTGCCGCACGACGTACGGGCGGGTGTGCTGGGCTGGCTGAAGCACTTCAGTCTCAGCTTCGGGGCGTTCGACTTTGCCGTGACTCCGTTCGGTGACTGGGTGATGTTTGAGTGCAACCCGTCCGGAGAGTGGTCCTGGATCCAGAACAAGACCGGCCTGCCCATCGCCCCGCACATCGCTGACCTACTCGCCAAGGGACGACCATGA